A section of the Myxocyprinus asiaticus isolate MX2 ecotype Aquarium Trade chromosome 22, UBuf_Myxa_2, whole genome shotgun sequence genome encodes:
- the LOC127413252 gene encoding zinc finger protein ZIC 1-like: MTSLSRFSGCPLSCVNPGESNTEPSVMLPPFAEEHMGHPTGSSLKLCPSQNLRDYHETRASAYVDHSVTHFPDTGYTSHCLEPSPRGILIGTNLSGTDMPPVTDQLAPRPNQHGTFGRYRDLSGYRDGRSHAFFTAYQEQAHGSTDATRDLSSQMMLGLPGEILSRTHPYGQSLNGPCRANSQQLVTQFLEFYKPLNVATQRGGGDAFLRCTRQNPKHEHVCKWSDGQEGTGKPPCARSFGTMYELVTHVTVKHVGGPEHSDYACHWENCARDRKPFKAKYKLVNHVRVHTGEKPFPCPFHGCEKVFARSENLKIHKRTHTGEKPFKCEFEGCNRRFANSSDRKKHSHVHSSDKPYTCKVRGCEKCYTHPSSLRKHMKLHCKAYITKIEEDDEHLVEARSPEVAEQQDTSASTTVTRTMTASSQDTLSAETRNESTLRSRFHHTFDNSLDYTAHRPQSLLDPLLLQRGSYRPESVQYPCNQPSHTFAPSHRTFTSNSPFQKNLVNGWYTCHSAVDTFSPKYCNSDL, translated from the exons ATGACAAGCCTCTCGCGGTTTAGTGGCTGCCCTCTTTCTTGCGTCAACCCTGGGGAGAGCAATACTGAACCCAGCGTGATGCTGCCACCTTTTGCAGAGGAGCACATGGGGCACCCCACTGGCAGTTCCTTAAAACTCTGCCCCTCTCAAAATTTGCGAGACTACCACGAGACGAGGGCCAGTGCATATGTTGACCACTCGGTTACCCATTTTCCAGACACTGGATACACCAGTCACTGCTTAGAGCCAAGTCCTAGGGGCATTCTAATTGGGACCAACCTGTCAGGAACAGATATGCCACCAGTTACTGATCAGCTGGCTCCGAGACCGAACCAACATGGCACTTTTGGAAGGTACCGTGACCTCAGCGGCTATAGGGATGGCAGGAGCCACGCATTCTTCACCGCGTATCAAGAGCAGGCCCATGGCTCTACAGACGCAACCCGAGATCTCAGCAGCCAAATGATGTTGGGTCTTCCAGGAGAAATTCTCTCACGAACGCACCCATACGGCCAATCGCTCAATGGCCCATGCAGGGCCAACAGCCAGCAGCTGGTCACCCAGTTTTTGGAGTTCTATAAGCCTCTGAATGTGGCCACGCAGCGAGGAGGGGGTGATGCCTTCCTCAGGTGCACCAGGCAGAACCCAAAGCACGAGCATGTCTGCAAGTGGAGTGACGGCCAAGAAGGCACTGGCAAACCGCCCTGCGCCAGGAGTTTTGGGACCATGTATGAACTTGTCACCCATGTGACGGTTAAGCATGTCGGAGGACCGGAGCACTCCGACTACGCTTGTCACTGGGAGAATTGCGCAAGAGACAGAAAGCCTTTCAAAGCCAAATACAAGCTCGTCAACCACGTCAGAGtccacactggagaaaagccctTTCCCTGTCCTTTCCATGGATGTGAAAAAGTTTTTGCCAGATCCGAAAACCTCAAGATACACAAGAGAACGCATACAG GTGAGAAACCATTTAAATGCGAATTCGAGGGCTGCAATCGGAGATTTGCAAACAGCAGTGACCGGAAGAAGCATTCTCACGTTCACTCCAGCGATAAACCCTACACGTGCAAGGTCAGAGGCTGTGAAAAATGTTACACACATCCCAGCTCCCTGCGCAAACATATGAAACTCCACTGCAAGGCCTACATCACCAAAATCGAGGAAGACGACGAGCACCTTGTGGAGGCCAGGTCTCCTGAGGTGGCAGAACAGCAAGACACTTCCGCTTCTACCACAGTGACACGAACCATGACTGCCTCCTCCCAAGACACTCTGTCCGCTGAGACAAGAAATGAGTCAACTTTGAGGTCACGTTTCCATCACACGTTTGACAACAGTTTGGACTATACAGCCCATAGGCCACAGTCACTTTTGGACCCTCTGTTGCTACAACGGGGCAGTTATAGACCTGAGTCTGTACAATACCCATGTAACCAACCAAGCCACACATTCGCACCCAGCCACAGAACATTTACGTCAAATTCTCCTTTCCAAAAAAATCTTGTAAATGGCTGGTACACATGTCACAGTGCCGTGGACACTTTTTCACCAAAATACTGTAACAGTGATTTATAA